The following are encoded together in the Astyanax mexicanus isolate ESR-SI-001 chromosome 8, AstMex3_surface, whole genome shotgun sequence genome:
- the ralyl gene encoding RNA-binding Raly-like protein isoform X2: MHSLLDVYGRMPYKGKRRSQRYINMAGEHRLYRPKVGLKRPLTALYSSYGFDYDFYREDFYGRLLDFHGRVTVPPRAVFPVKRSRVLGPSTRRLKPSPPSRGSSSFSHTRSLSSSSSCSSTKVKSDQLLTIKRELSQIKTKIDSLLGWVEKMERQHLVETVSHRKCDDVYPSLHNETARRSTEEVRGAHLERECGEMTDRDEDDDDDDDFDDEGNDKLMENLSSDVDN; the protein is encoded by the exons ATATCAACATGGCAGGAGAACACAGACTCTACAGACCAAAAGTGGGACTGAAGAGGCCCCTCACAGCTTTGTACAG CAGCTACGGGTTTGACTACGACTTCTACAGGGAAGATTTCTACGGCAG GCTGCTGGATTTTCACGGGCGGGTGACTGTTCCGCCTCGGGCCGTATTCCCTGTGAAGCGCTCCCGTGTGCTAGGACCCTCAACACGCAGACTGAAGCCTTCTCCGCCCTCCAGAGGCTCTTCATCTTTCTCTCACACAAGATCACTGagctccagctcctcctgctCCAGCACTAAGG TAAAGTCGGATCAGCTGCTGACCATCAAGCGAGAGCTTTCTCAGATCAAGACCAAGATAGACTCTTTGCTGGGCTGGGTGGAGAAGATGGAGAGGCAGCATTTAGTGgagacag TTTCCCATAGAAAGTGTGATGATGTCTATCCATCTCTGCATAATGAGACAGCCCGTCGCTCCACAGAGGAAGTGCGCGGGGCGCATTTGGAGAGAGAGTGCGGTGAAATGACAGACagagatgaagatgatgatgacgatgatgacttTGATGACGAAGGCAATGATAAACTG ATGGAAAACCTCTCATCTGATGTGGACAACTGA